The following proteins are co-located in the Silene latifolia isolate original U9 population chromosome 1, ASM4854445v1, whole genome shotgun sequence genome:
- the LOC141594521 gene encoding early light-induced protein 1, chloroplastic-like codes for MAMQMQSLVASPISGLGFCSSSTRKVYSTGFRTRMSRRVGVQVKCVAEEGGENEVKAGGVTPSTPKPTTTPLSTPSPIPTPKPLPKASTNFGDLFAFSGPAPERINGRLAMIGFVAAIAVELSKGTDIFAQISDGGGQWFLGTSILLSVASLVPLFKGERAESITKGIMNSNAELLNGRLAMLGLVALAFTEYVKGGALV; via the exons ATGGCCATGCAAATGCAATCCCTTGTAGCGAGTCCAATTTCTGGACTAGGGTTCTGTTCAAGTTCGACCCGTAAGGTTTACTCGACCGGGTTTAGGACCCGGATGTCGAGACGAGTTGGTGTGCAAGTGAAGTGTGTGGCTGAAGAGGGTGGTGAGAATGAAGTTAAGGCTGGAGGAGTGACTCCTTCTACTCCTAAGCCTACTACTACTCCTTTGTCAACTCCTAGCCCTATTCCAACTCCTAAGCCACTACCAAAG GCAAGCACAAACTTTGGAGACTTATTTGCATTCAGCGGTCCAGCACCCGAGAGAATCAACGGCCGACTAGCCATGATCGGGTTTGTGGCAGCAATCGCGGTTGAGCTATCCAAGGGAACTGACATCTTTGCTCAAATTTCAGATGGTGGTGGGCAATGGTTTCTAGGAACAAGCATTTTGCTCTCGGTCGCGTCGTTGGTGCCGTTGTTTAAAGGGGAGAGAGCTGAATCAATTACAAAAGGGATCATGAACTCTAATGCTGAACTTTTGAATGGTAGACTTGCTATGTTAGGGCTTGTTGCCTTGGCTTTTACTGAGTATGTTAAAGGAGGAGCTCTTGTTTAA
- the LOC141594529 gene encoding early light-induced protein 1, chloroplastic-like, protein MAMQMQSLVASPISGLGFGSSSTRVVYSTGFRTQMSRRVSVQVKCLAEEGGENEVKAGGVPPSSTPKPTTTPLSTPSPTPTPKPLPKVSTNFGDLFAFSGPAPERINGRLAMIGFVAAVAVELSKGTDIFAQISDGGAQWFLGTSILLSVASLVPLFKGERAESITKGIMNSNAELLNGRLAMLGLVALAFTEYVKGGALV, encoded by the exons ATGGCCATGCAAATGCAATCCCTTGTAGCAAGTCCCATTTCCGGACTTGGGTTCGGTTCAAGCTCGACTCGTGTGGTCTACTCGACCGGGTTTAGAACCCAGATGTCGAGACGGGTTAGTGTACAAGTGAAGTGTCTAGCTGAAGAGGGTGGTGAGAATGAAGTTAAGGCTGGAGGAGTGCCTCCTTCTTCTACTCCTAAGCCTACTACTACTCCTTTGTCAACTCCTAGCCCTACTCCAACTCCTAAGCCACTACCaaag GTAAGCACAAACTTTGGAGACTTATTTGCCTTCAGCGGCCCAGCACCAGAGAGGATCAACGGCCGACTAGCCATGATCGGGTTTGTAGCAGCAGTCGCGGTTGAGCTATCCAAGGGAACTGACATCTTTGCTCAAATATCAGATGGTGGTGCGCAATGGTTCCTAGGAACAAGCATTTTGCTCTCGGTCGCGTCGTTGGTGCCGTTGTTTAAAGGGGAGAGAGCTGAATCAATTACAAAAGGGATCATGAACTCTAATGCTGAACTTTTGAATGGTAGACTTGCTATGTTAGGGCTTGTTGCTTTGGCTTTTACCGAGTATGTTAAAGGAGGAGCTCTTGTTTAA